The following are encoded in a window of Diorhabda sublineata isolate icDioSubl1.1 chromosome 3, icDioSubl1.1, whole genome shotgun sequence genomic DNA:
- the LOC130441750 gene encoding facilitated trehalose transporter Tret1-like → MYTIKAPFIKSWHLIHSTGCIPALSTGLLIAWPSPSIPKIINDKKHYNITEAEASYFSFLNAIGPILLSPIASQLCDILGRKWTLMLSAIPHAITWIIKAFCTDLNALYTARAIGSVGDTFMYNALPMYIGEISTPKVRGIWGNGLICALYLGLFLINTIGAYCSIHATALICLVFPVIFLIMSFFIPESPYFYAMRGDDIATLDSLKKLRGTEDVESEFSKIKSGVKRQMSEPRTWKDVVMIRSNRKACFAGVFLRVSQNFCGLITFTVYAQYIFENVGNTINTKMSSILYTGLTFVCYLVACYFSDKMGRRLSYIISLSLCTIPLFGIGIYFAMKQYDNQRDLTVVEFIPLLCMIVYIVAASCGTGLVPTLMLGELFSTSVKVKCLCIVTTFFSLTYFAANNTFYYLSHSIGIFAPFFVFGCCNILSAFLASWIIPETKGKTLEEIQQILKNSSKS, encoded by the coding sequence GTTGTATTCCAGCTCTAAGCACTGGACTATTAATAGCATGGCCGTCTCCatcaataccaaaaattattaacgaCAAGAAACACTATAACATCACGGAAGCAGAAGCCTCTTATTTTAGTTTCTTAAATGCCATTGGACCAATATTACTATCACCTATTGCATCGCAGCTTTGTGATATATTGGGAAGAAAATGGACGTTGATGTTATCAGCCATTCCTCATGCTATAACGTGGATAATCAAAGCGTTTTGCACTGATTTGAATGCACTTTATACTGCACGAGCCATCGGAAGTGTAGGAGATACGTTTATGTATAACGCTCTGCCGATGTATATTGGTGAAATTTCGACTCCCAAAGTAAGAGGGATCTGGGGAAATGGACTCATATGTGCGTTGTATTTAGgactatttttaattaatactaTAGGTGCTTACTGTAGTATTCACGCTACTGCTTTAATTTGTTTAGTATTTCCtgtgatatttttgataatgagttTCTTCATACCCGAATCGCCATATTTTTATGCTATGCGGGGTGATGATATTGCTACTTTAGAttcgttgaaaaaattaagaggTACAGAGGACGTTGAatctgaattttcaaaaattaaatcgGGTGTTAAAAGACAGATGTCAGAACCGAGAACTTGGAAGGATGTTGTAATGATTAGAAGTAACAGAAAAGCATGCTTTGCTGGAGTATTCTTAAGAGTGTCGCAAAACTTTTGCGGTTTGATAACGTTTACAGTATATGctcaatatattttcgaaaatgttgGAAATACTATTAATACGAAAATGTCTTCCATACTTTATACTGGTTTAACATTTGTGTGTTACTTAGTAGCTTGTTATTTCTCAGATAAAATGGGAAGACGACTTTCTTACATAATTTCCCTCAGTTTATGTACTATACCCTTATTTGGAATAGGTATCTACTTCGCCATGAAACAATATGATAACCAACGAGATCTTACTGTAGTAGAGTTCATTCCATTGTTATGTATGATTGTGTATATAGTTGCAGCTTCATGTGGAACGGGTTTAGTACCTACTTTGATGCTAGGCGAATTATTCTCTACTAGTGTTAAAGTGAAATGTTTGTGTATTGtaactacatttttttcattaacataTTTTGCGGCTAATAACACATTCTATTATCTTTCTCATTCGATTGGTATATTTGCGCCATTCTTTGTTTTCGGTTGTTGTAATATTTTATCTGCTTTTCTTGCTTCTTGGATAATTCCCGAAACAAAAGGCAAAACTTTAGAGGAgatacaacaaatattaaagAATTCTAGTAAATCCTAA